A region from the Musa acuminata AAA Group cultivar baxijiao chromosome BXJ1-10, Cavendish_Baxijiao_AAA, whole genome shotgun sequence genome encodes:
- the LOC135584400 gene encoding transcription factor BEE 3-like isoform X2 translates to MGETVESLSCLKPFLSCVEMDPSLELMGQLEELNGSAMEIPDSGVVGFFSEDYLSHQSELGMPFPDHVSGLLPAECQTPAAPPQSKASVAEQSQGDRKRKGMEAPVAEQSQGDRRRKGMEAPVSNSEHASAALSESGLRVLEIKKNSSNRSGGGKRARGNSRKAEKLKEVVHVRARRGQATDSHSLAERVRRERINERMRCLQGLVPGCYKAMGMAGMLDEIINYVQSLQNQVEFLSQKLSAASSFYDCCFDMGMETLSTPQAGDGQETEEAAVRPVREEYGGCTTGFPL, encoded by the exons atgGGAGAGACTGTCGAGAGCTTGAGTTGCCTGAAGCCCTTCCTCTCCTGCGTGGAAATGGACCCGAGCTTGGAGCTGATGGGCCAACTCGAAGAGCTAAATGGATCCGCCATGGAGATTCCAGACTCCGGAGTCGTGGGATTTTTCAGCGAGGATTACTTGTCCCACCAGTCTGAGCTCGGCATGCCTTTTCCGGATCACGTGTCTGGTTTGTTGCCGGCAGAATGCCAAACACCCGCGGCGCCGCCGCAGTCCAAGGCGTCTGTAGCTGAGCAGAGTCAGGGAGACAGGAAAAGGAAGGGCATGGAGGCGCCTGTGGCTGAGCAGAGTCAGGGAGACAGGAGAAGGAAGGGCATGGAGGCGCCTGTTTCTAACAGCGAACACGCTTCGGCAGCTCTTTCGGAGTCCGGCTTGCGAGTGCTCGAGATCAAGAAGAATAGTAGTAAC CGCTCAGGGGGTGGGAAGAGAGCGAGAGGCAATTCGAGGAAAGCGGAGAAGCTCAAAGAGGTGGTTCATGTGAGGGCAAGAAGAGGCCAAGCCACTGACAGCCACAGCCTAGCCGAGAGG GTGAGAAGAGAGAGGATTAATGAAAGAATGCGCTGTTTACAAGGCCTGGTTCCCGGCTGCTACAAG GCCATGGGCATGGCCGGAATGCTCGACGAGATAATTAACTATGTACAATCACTGCAGAACCAAGTTGAG TTCCTTTCGCAGAAACTTTCGGCTGCAAGCTCCTTCTACGACTGCTGCTTCGACATGGGCATGGAGACTCTCTCCACACCACAG GCAGGTGATGGGCAGGAGACAGAAGAGGCAGCTGTGAGACCGGTGCGAGAGGAGTATGGGGGTTGTACCACCGGCTTTCCTCTGTAG
- the LOC103968714 gene encoding uncharacterized protein LOC103968714, with product MEVRLESLRWTGSSPRISFSHDVDLPQTDASESTDADRRLDVSLPLEVSAPSDFDFSLAIDALSHDHSLADDLFSDGKLLPLPIKNPPSSSRPSAPVAAPPATATYRRSRDSLREMMTGPEANGIGRASPPTPFWRFRRSSSVGYGSSRSSLCPFPLLRSKSSGSSSTQRPNAKPGITDNSYSSAGIGKGSSRPFSELFRKGANEPKTKVYYYSGNSRRSYGSNAVRISPILNVPTPGSGSIFDYLLCKRGDKSMSKSSAVTSYP from the coding sequence ATGGAGGTTCGATTGGAGAGCTTGAGATGGACGGGGTCGAGCCCAAGAATCTCATTCTCCCACGACGTCGACCTCCCGCAGACCGACGCCTCCGAGTCCACCGACGCCGATCGCCGCCTCGACGTCTCCCTTCCTCTGGAGGTTTCCGCACCCTCCGACTTCGACTTCAGCCTCGCCATCGACGCCCTCTCCCATGACCATTCCCTCGCCGACGATCTTTTCTCCGACGGCAAACTCCTCCCCCTGCCCATCAAGAATCCTCCCTCCTCGTCGCGGCCGTCGGCGCCAGTAGCAGCCCCTCCTGCAACAGCCACATACCGGAGGAGCCGCGACAGCCTCCGGGAGATGATGACCGGTCCCGAGGCGAACGGCATCGGAAGAGCTTCTCCGCCGACGCCCTTTTGGCGGTTCCGCAGGAGCAGCAGCGTCGGCTACGGAAGCAGCAGGAGCAGTCTTTGCCCCTTCCCCTTGCTGCGGAGCAAGTCCTCGGGTTCGTCGTCCACGCAAAGGCCAAACGCTAAGCCGGGCATCACCGACAACAGCTACTCATCCGCCGGTATCGGCAAAGGCAGCAGCCGCCCATTCAGCGAGCTGTTCAGGAAAGGCGCAAACGAACCCAAGACAAAAGTCTACTACTACTCGGGGAATTCGCGGCGATCATACGGTAGCAATGCAGTGAGAATTAGTCCGATTCTGAACGTGCCGACGCCGGGCAGCGGCAGCATATTCGACTATCTTCTCTGCAAACGAGGGGACAAGAGCATGAGCAAGAGCTCAGCTGTGACTAGTTATCCATAG
- the LOC103968715 gene encoding AMSH-like ubiquitin thioesterase 1: MQPCSGEINISESAKRLDVDNRISLRYYYRIAHNLLRQAEIYRSEKNIIDLFVMLMRFSSLITETIPFHKDYQVVLQNEKLYFRKRLLNALNELEALKPDVQRRLEELNRKNRSQVNIWGQALEDGSLDDSFVWPPVKKKIENNRTSQAYRAVVRDGFYRSPIVQRNSFSTNSREDQFRKFFLPPKEETLSRHSILGPNGLHGHWKPPVTDRRIQYPSNLDLTPIEFPSLLQPTEDKPVAAKENGTSEIEKSMLEVLSLQDDSTQPQEEPHPMVSLDVSDVNPKMDIVKELCPPPVLAEVQDVHVTAQDSCSLTSQTVSLQDELIHAESPQEVHISTSLMDSFMRLAKSNTVRNLETCGVLAGSLKNRKFYVTALIIPKQESTSDSCQTTNEEEIFDYQDKQSLFPLGWIHTHPTQSCFMSSIDVHTHYSYQIMLPESIAIVMAPRDGSRTHGIFRLTTPGGMSVIRQCQQRGFHPHQQPSDGGPIYDHCSDVYMNPDLKFDVVDLR; the protein is encoded by the exons ATGCAGCCTTGTTCGGGCGAGATCAATATCTCGGAGAGCGCCAAGAGGCTCGATGTCGACAATCGGATCTCTCTCCGTTATTACTACCGGATCGCCCATAATCTTCTCAGACAG GCGGAAATTTATCGGAGCGAGAAGAATATTATCGATCTTTTTGTTATGCTTATGAGATTTTCTAG TTTGATCACTGAGACCATACCATTCCACAAAGACTATCAGGTTGTGTTACAAAATGAAAAACTGTATTTCAGAAAG AGATTATTGAATGCCTTGAATGAGTTAGAAGCATTGAAGCCAGATGTACAACGTCGACTTGAAGAATTAAATAGGAAGAACAGAAGCCAAGTGAATATATGGGGACAAGCTTTAGAAGATGGTTCTCTTGATGATTCATTTGTGTGGCCGCCGGTgaaaaagaagatagaaaatAACAGAACCAGTCAG GCTTATAGAGCAGTTGTGAGAGATGGATTCTATAGGAGTCCTATTGTTCAGAGAAATAGTTTTTCAACCAACAGTAGAGAAGATCAATTTCGTAAATT TTTCCTGCCCCCCAAGGAGGAAACACTATCAAGACACTCAATCTTGGGTCCAAATGGTCTTCATGGGCATTGGAAGCCACCTGTTACTGATCGAAGG atccaatacccaagcaATTTGGACCTGACTCCAATTGAGTTCCCAAG CCTGCTTCAACCAACAGAGGATAAACCTGTGGCCGCGAAGGAAAATGGCACTTCGGAAATTGAAAAATCTATGCTGGAAGTTCTTTCGTTGCAAGATGATTCCACTCAACCACAGGAAGAACCACATCCAATGGTTAGCTTGGATGTTTCAGATGTGAATCCTAAGATGGATATCGTCAAAGAACTCTGTCCTCCACCAGTCCTTGCAGAAGTACAGGATGTTCATGTTACAGCACAAGATTCTTGTTCCTTAACTTCACAAACAGTTTCTTTGCAGGATGAGCTAATTCATGCAGAATCTCCTCAGGAAGTTCACATA TCAACGTCTCTGATGGATAGTTTTATGAGGCTTGCAAAATCAAATACTGTCAGAAATTTAGAAACATGTGGTGTCCTTGCCGGTTCACTT AAAAACAGAAAGTTCTATGTGACAGCTCTCATCATCCCTAAGCAGGAGTCGACATCTGATTCA TGTcagacaacaaatgaagaagaaatATTTGACTATCAGGATAAACAGTCACTGTTTCCCCTGGGATGGATTCAT ACTCATCCTACTCAGTCATGTTTCATGTCCTCAATTGATGTACACACACACTATTCGTATCAG ATTATGTTGCCTGAGTCTATTGCAATTGTCATGGCACCAAGAGATGGTTCGAG AACCCACGGGATATTTCGGCTGACCACACCAGGAGGCATGTCTGTCATAAGGCAGTGCCAACAGCGAGGCTTCCATCCTCACCAACAGCCATCAGATGGCGGGCCTATCTATGACCACTGCTCCGATGTCTACATGAACCCCGACCTGAAGTTCGATGTGGTAGACCTCCGGTAG
- the LOC135584400 gene encoding transcription factor bHLH79-like isoform X1: MGETVESLSCLKPFLSCVEMDPSLELMGQLEELNGSAMEIPDSGVVGFFSEDYLSHQSELGMPFPDHVSGLLPAECQTPAAPPQSKASVAEQSQGDRKRKGMEAPVAEQSQGDRRRKGMEAPVSNSEHASAALSESGLRVLEIKKNSSNRSGGGKRARGNSRKAEKLKEVVHVRARRGQATDSHSLAERVRRERINERMRCLQGLVPGCYKAMGMAGMLDEIINYVQSLQNQVEFLSQKLSAASSFYDCCFDMGMETLSTPQSLFLIYLQAGDGQETEEAAVRPVREEYGGCTTGFPL, translated from the exons atgGGAGAGACTGTCGAGAGCTTGAGTTGCCTGAAGCCCTTCCTCTCCTGCGTGGAAATGGACCCGAGCTTGGAGCTGATGGGCCAACTCGAAGAGCTAAATGGATCCGCCATGGAGATTCCAGACTCCGGAGTCGTGGGATTTTTCAGCGAGGATTACTTGTCCCACCAGTCTGAGCTCGGCATGCCTTTTCCGGATCACGTGTCTGGTTTGTTGCCGGCAGAATGCCAAACACCCGCGGCGCCGCCGCAGTCCAAGGCGTCTGTAGCTGAGCAGAGTCAGGGAGACAGGAAAAGGAAGGGCATGGAGGCGCCTGTGGCTGAGCAGAGTCAGGGAGACAGGAGAAGGAAGGGCATGGAGGCGCCTGTTTCTAACAGCGAACACGCTTCGGCAGCTCTTTCGGAGTCCGGCTTGCGAGTGCTCGAGATCAAGAAGAATAGTAGTAAC CGCTCAGGGGGTGGGAAGAGAGCGAGAGGCAATTCGAGGAAAGCGGAGAAGCTCAAAGAGGTGGTTCATGTGAGGGCAAGAAGAGGCCAAGCCACTGACAGCCACAGCCTAGCCGAGAGG GTGAGAAGAGAGAGGATTAATGAAAGAATGCGCTGTTTACAAGGCCTGGTTCCCGGCTGCTACAAG GCCATGGGCATGGCCGGAATGCTCGACGAGATAATTAACTATGTACAATCACTGCAGAACCAAGTTGAG TTCCTTTCGCAGAAACTTTCGGCTGCAAGCTCCTTCTACGACTGCTGCTTCGACATGGGCATGGAGACTCTCTCCACACCACAG TCCTTGTTTCTCATATATCTGCAGGCAGGTGATGGGCAGGAGACAGAAGAGGCAGCTGTGAGACCGGTGCGAGAGGAGTATGGGGGTTGTACCACCGGCTTTCCTCTGTAG
- the LOC103968712 gene encoding uncharacterized protein LOC103968712: MVISAETPTRPADPAAESTAVAAAGATAPRGEAKGSLLHNFSFPILKTWGSHRVLRCMSVNGKREVVAGGGRRSAVPPEPAGPRIHEEVESEDGDDPGIEEVREKLLVHLREAADRMKLVVPSPPKDAGRKAQPAPAQEERLDPEVGISAAPPARPWNLRTRRGAARASTGVERHLSGSPPGQVVKRTVRRRSEDPWWRERPKFSISLTREEIEEDIYAVTGRRARQRPRKRARVVQKQLDALLPGSWLTEITADTYRVPDSR, encoded by the exons ATGGTCATCTCGGCGGAAACGCCAACCCGGCCGGCGGATCCCGCTGCAGAGTcgacggcggtggcggcggccggTGCTACGGCTCCTCGTGGGGAGGCGAAGGGGTCCCTCCTCCATAACTTCTCCTTCCCGATCTTGAAGACGTGGGGGAGCCACCGGGTGCTGCGCTGCATGAGCGTGAACGGGAAGCGGGAGGTCGTCGCTGGCGGTGGACGAAGGTCGGCCGTCCCCCCGGAGCCTGCTGGGCCGCGGATCCATGAGGAGGTGGAGAGTGAGGACGGCGACGATCCCGGGATCGAGGAGGTCAGGGAGAAGCTGCTGGTTCACCTCCGGGAGGCGGCGGACCGGATGAAACTGGTCGTACCGTCGCCGCCCAAGGATGCGGGCCGCAAGGCGCAGCCGGCACCGGCGCAGGAGGAGAGGCTGGATCCGGAGGTGGGTATATCGGCTGCGCCTCCGGCGCGGCCGTGGAACCTTAGGACGAGGCGCGGGGCAGCGCGGGCTTCGACGGGGGTCGAGCGGCACCTGAGCGGGTCGCCGCCGGGTCAGGTGGTTAAGAGGACGGTGCGGCGGAGGTCGGAGGACCCCTGGTGGAGGGAGCGGCCCAAGTTCTCGATCTCGCTCACGAGAGAGGAGATCGAGGAGGACATCTACGCCGTGACGGGCCGCAGGGCTCGTCAACGGCCGAGAAAGCGGGCGAGAGTTGTCCAAAAGCAGCTCGAC GCGTTGCTCCCCGGTTCGTGGCTCACGGAGATCACTGCCGACACGTACAGGGTTCCGGATTCGAGGTAA
- the LOC103968716 gene encoding transcription factor MYB62, with amino-acid sequence MSETRGSSGKYGDMELRRGPWTLEEDTLLIHYIACHGEGRWNLLARCSGLKRTGKSCRLRWLNYLKPDIKRGNLTPEEQLMILELHSKWGNRWSRIAQHLPGRTDNEIKNYWRTRVQKQARQLKVDANSAMFRDAVRCYWMPRLLEKMGSSHTMQSLGAYTTTTDQAPQDPRHELVNPSMQHHQFGSLTSYEPPAVAENRRPSSSSCSTVLPRLPVTVSEFPSTAPDELDGVAFDPLSSGLSMNNAYDLGTWDLAPVSAPALGYSASPDYTVANSDCSNTIVDGLWSLDELCDMLKSYISGADPKVPFGDNS; translated from the exons ATGTCTGAGACAAGGGGATCATCCGGCAAATATGGGGACATGGAGCTAAGGAGAGGGCCATGGACTCTGGAGGAGGACACACTCCTCATCCACTACATTGCTTGTCACGGCGAAGGCCGGTGGAATCTCCTCGCTAGGTGTTCAG GCTTGAAGAGAACCGGCAAGAGTTGTCGACTGAGATGGTTGAATTACCTGAAACCCGACATAAAGCGAGGCAACCTTACGCCCGAAGAGCAACTCATGATTCTTGAACTCCACTCCAAGTGGGGAAACAG GTGGTCTAGAATCGCACAACATCTACCCGGTAGAACGGACAACGAGATAAAGAACTACTGGCGGACTCGAGTGCAGAAGCAGGCGAGACAGCTCAAGGTCGACGCCAACAGCGCCATGTTCCGAGACGCCGTGCGTTGCTATTGGATGCCGAGGTTGCTTGAGAAGATGGGCTCTTCCCACACCATGCAATCTCTTGGTGCCTACACCACCACGACCGACCAGGCTCCGCAAGATCCTCGCCATGAGCTCGTCAACCCAAGCATGCAACATCACCAGTTCGGAAGTCTCACCTCCTACGAGCCACCGGCAGTAGCGGAGAATCGCAGGCCCAGCAGCTCTTCCTGCTCCACCGTCCTCCCTCGGCTCCCGGTTACCGTGTCCGAGTTCCCATCAACAGCACCCGACGAGCTGGATGGCGTCGCATTCGATCCACTCTCTAGTGGCCTCTCCATGAACAATGCCTACGACCTAGGCACCTGGGACCTAGCCCCGGTGTCGGCACCAGCGCTTGGCTATTCGGCGTCGCCCGATTACACTGTAGCTAACAGCGACTGCAGCAACACCATTGTCGATGGCTTGTGGAGCTTGGACGAGTTATGTGACATGTTAAAAAGCTACATCAGTGGCGCAGATCCTAAGGTTCCTTTCGGTGATAACTCTTAG